GGATAGTTTACGATCCCCCTGTGCCAGTAAATACTGGTGGTGCGCTCAGTGCAGCGGAATTTTGGAAATACCCAGTCCGAGGCTTTAGCTATCGCGGTGTCGAGCGAATTTACCCAGCCAGCGTCGTGAAACTGTTCTATCTCGTCGCCGTACAAGAATGGCTGGAAACAGGCATGATCCAAACCTCAACCGAGTTAGAACGAGCCATCCGCGACATGATAATTGATTCCAGCAACGATGCGACCAGTTTAGTTCTGGATGTCTTGACTGGGACAACTAGCGGGCCAGAGTTACCGCCTGGGCCATTTGAAACCTGGAAGCAGCAGCGTAACATTGTCAATCGCTACTTTCAATCCCTCGGTTGGACAGAGATGGAAACCATCAATGTCAATCAAAAAACGTGGGGTGATGGTCCGTATGGGCGAGAACGGGTATTTGTGGGGGAGATGATGGAGAATCGCAATATGGTGACGACGAATGCCACAGCGAGGCTGCTGCACAGCATTGTCGGTGGTGTGGCGGTTGAGAGTGCGCGATCGCAAGCAATGATGAGCCTGATGAAACGCAGTCTCAAACTAGAAGACGATGAAACCTCCAACGAAGAAAATCAGGTTCGCGGTTTCTTAGGTGCCGGACTTCCCCAAAAAGCCCAATTGTGGTCTAAAGCTGGTTGGACTTCAAGTGTGCGTCACGATGCTGCCTACATTGAGATACCAGGCTTGCAACCTTTTCTGCTAGTTGCCTTTACCGAAGGCAAAACTAACAGCCAAAACAAAGCGATTTTGCCTTTTCTCTCCCAGCAATTCGTCGCCGCAATGGGCAGTCTTTCTCCCAACGGTGAAGCCTAAACCCTAAATTATTCTCCCCAATCCCCAATCCCCAATCCCCAATTCCAAATTCCAAATCCCCAAATCCCAATCCCCAGCCAAGTTTATTCCCTGGTAGGTAGCGAAAATTTGGAAAATTTTCTAAATTAACGTCATGGAATTATAATTTCCGTGATAATAGGCTGTAAAGTTGGGCTTTGGTAAGTTTTTTAGTAAATTTTGGAGGAGTGTCCGTGAATACTAATTTTTTCAAGCACGTTTCTTTCCTATTGGGTCTGACAGCTCTATGTGTCGTAGGTGGTGGGTTGTCAGCGCAAGCTGAGACACCCGATGCCATCACTGACATGGAGACTGCTGTCACCGTGGATTCAGAACCTGTAGCGGTGGAAGCAGCGACAGACGCAGCGGAGATTCCCCTAACAGAAAGCAACCCAGCCGTTGCAGCTTTAGGTGTCCAAATCGCTACCGAATCAACTGCTTCAGTCTTGCCACAAGACAGCAGCAGCCAAGAGAAAGTTATCAATGAGAATGCAGATGCAACTGCTCTGCCTTCGATGCGCGATCGCTCGGCGGCAAATGGAACCGGAACAGCTGCCGATCTGGTGGCAAATAAACCATTTCCAGGCGCAAGCACCTCTGCCGCTGCTCTAACAGAGCAGCCTCAACAGACAAGTTCAGAAACGCGATCGCAAAACAAAGTTGCCCAAACAGACATCGAACTTGGTCGCGCTACCCGTTCCGGTCGTAGTTACATCGGAGCTGGAGTTAATATCGGTTTTGGCGGTGATACCGCATTGGGTGATGGCAGCTTCGCGATAATTAGCAAAATTGGTCTTAGCAACACTCTGTCAGTACGTCCCTCGGTGTTAATCGGTGACGATGCTACCTTTTTGATTCCCGTCACTTACGACTTTAACATCCGGCAAACAGACCCATTTGAAACTCTCAGATTCGCCCCTTACGTTGGTGGCGGCGTGACCATTTCTACAGGTGATGACAGCACTATTGGTTTCCTGGCTACTGGTGGTGTCGATGTTCCCTTGTCACGCGAATTTACAGCAACAGCGGCTTTAAATGTTGGTTTTCAAGACGATGAAATACCAGTAGGCCTAATGGTTGGTGTTGGTTACACCTTCTCCGGCTTCTAAAAAAAATAAAAGGTAAAAGGCAAAAAAAAGAATTTCTTAATTTTGTCTTTTACCTTTTTCCTCCTTCTATTGAGGGCTAACTTTACCCGTTACATCTACTTTGCCATCCGGTTCTACCTTCCAGACATCGTAATTACCAACTACATCGCCGTTGGCATCGATATCCACGTTGCTGCTGGCTCCCTGGTAGTTAATATCTTCTCCCTTCCGCACTAACTCCATAGCTTTGCAGACATCAGTTACTTCTGTGCCTGGGGCGTTAGCAACATCACGAATCTTGCTTTTAATGCCTTCGCCAGTGTTCGACTTAGCGGCTTCTGCGGCGAGTACCATCAAAGCTGCGGCATCCCAACCGTGAGGAACATAGGCACTCAGTTCCTTTCCGGTCTTGTCTTTCCATAACTTGGTGAACTCAGCTAAAGCTGGGCCATTGGCACCAGGAACTGTCCCAATTGCTCCATCCAAAATAAACTTACCGTCACTGCTTTTACCCACTTGTTCGGGAAAGTCTTCGGAATAGACACCATCGGTGAGCATCACCGTCACGTCTTTACTTAAACCTTGCTCGTAGGCAGACTTCAAGAACAAACTACCAGTTTCGGCGTAGAGAACAGCTGCCACAGCGTCAGGCTTGTCATTAAAAGCTGCTGCGGCTTCACTTTCAAATGTGGCGGCTTTCGGGTCGTAGCGAGTCGGCTTACCTTCGTTGACAACCGTTCCACCAAGTTTTTTGAAGGCTTGCACAAATTCTTTCTCAAAGCCAACACCATAATCGTTGTTGATGACTACAGTGGCAACGCGCTTAAAGCCTCTCTCGCTGGCTAATTTTGCCAACGCTTGCGCTTGATAGGTATCGGGGGGAGCAGTCCGCGCCCAAAAGCCGTTATATTCTCCTGTTTTAGCTCGTTCTGTAAATACAGGACTGGTGCTGCCTGGAGAAATAAACATTACTTTGTTGCGTACAGCTATAGGCAGGGCGGCAGTAGAGACGCTGCTGGCAAAGGAACCAACGACACCAGCCACTCTGTCTACTTGCGCCAGTTTGGTCATTGCTGCTGCGCCAGCATTAGGATCGGTTTGGTCATCTTCAGGAATAAATGTCACTGGTTCACCGTTGACACCGCCGCACTGGTTTACAGTGTCTACTAACAAGCGGACGGCATCCGGTAAGGGTTGTCCAACTGAGGATAGATCGCCTGTTGTCGGCAGCAGCGATCCTATTTTGAGTCCTTTGGCGTTGGTGGCTGGGGCTGAAGCAGTTGTTGTCTCGGTGGGGCTACTCGTTTGTGGGTTACTGCTGCTTTGGGTAGTATTCTCACAAGCCGCGGTCAATAAACCTGTAGCTAATGTGGTAATGAACAAAGCGATCGCCCGACCACGCTTGATCCGTGAAGCTGTTGCTGATTTATCCATTTGTTTGCTCAACTCTTCCACAGTCCGCAAGGGAAATAAAATATTTTATTTATCTTAAGTTACTCACTATATCCGCAATATACCCGCAACGCTGCAATCCTTGAACATCGCCAGGAGCTGACAGGGGTTATATATTCAAAAACGGAGAGGGAGGGATTCGAACCCTCGGTACGGAGTTACCAACCGTACAACAGATTAGCAATCTGTCGCTTTCGACCACTCAGCCACCTCTCCAGGGTGACAATTATATATAGTAGCAGGTTTTGATAAATTGCAAACCGTTCGCCTCAAGCTTTTTTTGCTTTTTTAAAGAAATAAACTAAAATTAGGTATTAAGGGCAGTACCAATATGGGCTTGACGATTCAAATAATACAGTTCTAGCAAGGAAATGGTCATTTACTCAGCCCGAGAAACAAAAGCATTGAGTGTGATCGCGTTAGCGCATACGCTTCGCGATCGCACTCAAGGATCTATCCCATTTGATATAAATTTTTTATTCCTTTGGGAAGGTGCCAAAATACTCAAATGTACCCATCTCTACTTCCCAAGTGGGAAGTAACTAGGCTGGCAGATTCCCCCCAGTAGTTGATGTTGAACATCAGGTTAAGGTTATATCCTAAGAATCAATAGCTCATAAAGATTCTTTAAGATTCGGTGAGCTGAAGTAAGATAACAGTAAAATATCAAGCTCAAAATTTCAGTGGGCTAAAGAGGCAACTGAGTAAGATATCAACCTACGCCCTAAACATCGTTGAGTTTCAACACCAACAAAACATATGCTATCTACGATAAAACAACACATTGCTCTCATCTCAGTCCACGGAGATCCAGCAATTGAAATTGGCAAGGAAGAAGCAGGCGGGCAAAACGTTTATGTAAGGCAGGTGGGTGAGGCACTAGCTAAACAAGGGTGGCAGGTAGATATGTTTACCCGCAAAGTGAGTCCAGAGCAACCCACAATTGTTGAACATAGTGCCAATTGCCGAACGATTCGCTTAAGCGCAGGCCCTGAACAATTTGTGCCGAGAGACAATCTGTTCGAGTATTTGCCAACGTTTGTTGAACAACTGCTAAAATTTCAGCAGCAAGAAGGTATTGAATATTCTGTAGTACACACTAATTATTGGCTCTCGTCTTGGGTAGGAATGGAGCTAAAGAAAATCCTACCGATCCAGTTAGTTCATACATACCACTCCTTGGGAGCAGTCAAGTATAAGTCGGTTTCAACCATTCCTCTAATTGCCACTACCCGATTAGAAGTAGAGAAGAAGGTATTAGAGAAAGCAGATCGAATTGTAGCAACAAGCCCGCAGGAAAAAGAACATATGCGATCGCTTGTTTCCACAAAAGGCAGCATTGACATCATTCCCTGTGGCACCGATATCCGCAAGTTTGGTTCAGTTAGCCGCGAAGCAGCAAGAGAGAAACTAGGAATCGACCCGAACGCTAAAGTCGTGTTTTATGTGGGTCGATTTGATCGTCGTAAAGGGATTGAAACCGTGGTTCGGGCCGTTGCCAAGTCCCAGATGCGCGATCAAAACGTGAAGCTAGTTATCGGTGGCGGATCTCGTCCAGGTCAAAGTGATGGCATTGAACGCGATCGCATCGAAAAAATTGTCGGCGAAGTGGGATTGCGAGACATCACCACCTTCCCCGGACGGCTGGGCGACGATACCCTCCCCAGTTACTATGCTGCTGCCGATGTCTGCGTTGTCCCCAGTCACTATGAACCCTTCGGTTTAGTAGCAATTGAAGCGATGGCTTCCGAAACACCCGTAGTCGCCAGCGATGTCGGTGGACTCCAGTACACCGTCGTACCCGAAGAAACTGGGTTACTGGCTCCTCCCAAGGATGATGCAGCTTTTGCCGTCGCCATTGACCGCATTCTGGCAAATCCAGAATGGGCTAAAGAACTGGGTAAGAAAGCTAGAGTCCGGGTAGAGAAGCACTTCAGCTGGGATGGCGTGGCATCGCAACTGGGTGAACTCTACACTCATTTATTGGAAGAACCAGCAAAAGAGCTGAGTTCAGTTAGTGCCTAAAATTAGCTCTGGCGAACCTGTTTCTCGCTACGGTAGGTACACTGATCTACCGTAACGAGGATAAAACAGCCTCTAAAAAACCCTACAAACCTCCTCGCTGTACTCAGCCTTGGAGGTTTTTTTCACATTCAGCTTTTTAGCTGAGAAAATTTAAGCCTATTTGCGTAGTTGTATAACTTGGGTCTATGTACAAAATAGTAGTCATAATAAATGATCTACCATAACCTTAAATAAGCGTTTATAACCCAAGTGTGAAAAGGCTTTTTCAAAGAATATTGGATTTTATTGATGAATGTATTCAAGCTCTTTACATTCATTTTTCCAGAACAAGGCATCGCCAGTCAATTCCTAAAAGGCGCGAACCAAACCTTACAAATGATGCCATCCCGGAGCCAACCCCGCCCATCAAAGCAGTCAGTAAAAGCCCTCCAGTGCCTCTCAACGAGGAAGAAAGGCTAAAAGAGCTGAATCAGTACAAAATTATCGATACTCCCCCGGAAGAGGCATTCGACGATCTAACAGCTTTGGCAGCCCAGATTTGTGGCACTCCTATTGCCTTAATCAGCTTGGTGGATGCTCATAGACAGTGGTTTAAGTCAAAAATCGGCGTGGAAGCAACCGAAACCCCCAGAGAGATTGCTTTCTGCGCCCATGCTATATCCAAACCGGATGAAATGCTGGTTGTGCCAGATGCCTTAGAAGATGAGCGATTTGCCAATAATCCGTTGGTGACACATGGCCCCGATATCCGGTTCTATGCCGGAACACCTCTAGTAACAGCCAATGGCTTTGGAATCGGTACTCTGTGCGTGCTTGACCGGGTTCCTCGCAATCTAACGCCAGCACAACTGGATGCGCTGCAAAGATTGGGTCGTCAAGCGATCGCGCAGCTGGATCTACGGATTAATGTAACTAAGTTAGAACGTACCATCACTAAGAGTCAGCGAGTAGAAGAGGCACTGCGCCAGACTAATAAGCGTCTGTTGCAAACTTTAAAAACATTACGGCAAACTCAAGCTCAACTGATTCAGAGTGAAAAAATGTCAAGCTTAGGTCAACTGGTTGCTGGTGTGGCCCATGAGATTAACAATCCCGTCACCTTCATCCACGGCAATCTGCCCTATGTTAATGACTACGTTAGCGATCTCCTCGATTTGTTATCTCTCTACCAACAGCGGTATCCCGATCCCGATTTAGATATCCAAGAAAAAGCAGAAGCGATTGACTTGGACTTTATCACGCAAGATTTGCCTAAAACCCTGTCTTCTATGAAAGTGGGTACCGACCGTATTCATCAAATCGTTAAGTCGCTACGCAGCTTCTCCCGGTTGGATGAGGCAAAAAAGAAACGTGTTGACATCCATGAAGGTATCAACAGTACGCTATTAATCTTACAGCATCGGCTCAAAGCCACAGGGGTTAATCCCGGCATTGTAGTAATCAAAGAGTACGGCATCCTTCCACCCGTTGAATGCTACCCTGGCCCCCTGAACCAGGTGTTTATGAATATTTTGAGCAATGCTATTGATGCGCTGGTGGAGATGGAAACTGAGGAATGGGAACTCTTGACTGGGAAACAGAAGGACGCAATTTCCTCTTCCCAATTCCCAATCCCCAATCCCCAGTCAAAAACCCCTACAATTCGCATTCGCACCGAGGCAGTAGAAAATTCTGTTTTAATCAGCATTGCTGATAATGGTTCTGGGATATCGGAAGCGATCCGAGAACAGATATTCGATCCGTTTTTTACCACAAAACCTGTAGGCAAGGGGACGGGAATAGGATTATCAATTAGCTATCAAATTGTGGTCGAGAAGCATAAAGGAGTCTTGAAGTGTCTGTCTGAACTAGGGAAAGGGACAGAATTTTTGATTGAGATTCCGATTCAGGGAAGCAAGGAAGCAGATAGCGATCGCTCTTAGCTTATACTACTGGCGAGTCAGTCCGCAGTGCTTCTTTAACCAGTTGTTGCACTTCCGAACGCACATGATCGTAAGCTTCCGTACTACACCAAGGACGTAGATATAAAACTGTCCCTGTTGCTGAGATTGAGGAAACGTGACAAGTCGGTTTTGGTTCATCCAAGATTAAGGGATGAGGTTGAACTAGGGATAAAAGTAGAGTTATCGTGGGTTCAATCGGGCGCTCACCTATATCAATTTCCAAATCCACTCGTCGCTTACCCAGTGCTGAGGTATTTTTGAGATTTCCACTAAATAATTGACCATTCGGCACCGTAATCACCACGTTATCTCGCGTTATTAGCGTAGTAGAGAAAGTCCCAATAGCATCTACCACACCAGCAACCCCTGCACCTTCAATAAAATCTCCTACCTCAAACGGGCGCGTACTAATTAGCATCACACCCGCAGCAAAGTGGGATAGGGTATTCTGCAATGCCAAACCCACTGCTAAACCAGCAGCCCCCAGCACCGCAACGACGCTGGTTGTCTGAATTCCCAACTTATTGAGAACTGCCACAATTCCGACCACCAGCGTAAAAATCTCCGCTACCTGAACCAGAAACTTGCGTAGAGTTGGTTCTGTGCGACTGAGTGTTTTACGGGTAAGACCACCTATCCAACCTACGGCTAATCGTGTGAGCAGCAGAATCCCAGCCGCCCAGAGAAGGTTCTGTAAAATCTTAAAGTACGTTTGATTAACCAGGTAGTTCCATAACTGCGATGCAGTCTCAACAGAAAAATTATCCATTCTCAATCGTTTTTATACTTCCAATCAATATATCTTTTTTTATCTACCCCACAATCAGCGCAGCGGTAATGTGCGATCGCAGTCCTAAATGATTTGTGAAGGTGAGATACCCGACTTCCTAGAGAAGTCGGGTATCTGAAGGGCTAGTAATCTGAAAACTCAAATAGGATTGCTATAAAAAGATTGGGATTTGTTATTGAAGGATACGCCAAGGAATATTTATTCAGGGTGAATGGCAATATCGCACTTTAACAAGTTTAAGGAATAAAAATTGGCAAGTAAAATAATTCTATCCCCGATAGCCTGCGATCGCTGAATACAGTTTGCCCAACCCATTTGCTTTGCCCAAACCCAAAGGGGCTTTGAGAATACCCCCTTTTTTAAGACTAGGGGGCAATAGTGGTAAAAGAATAAAGCGAAGCGCCTCAAAGATGCTTCGCCTAAAATGACATTTTTGAGCGCAACTTAGATTAGTTGAAGCATTCAGGAGTCATGAAGTCTCCGCGAACCCAGCCACGAGCGCCACTTTTGGGAAACCCAACTCTGTACCAAGAAAACCCTTGGCGATTCTCAACGACTGCTAAATCTTGAGGGGTACCACCGGACTCTCGTAATATGTGAACGCGATCGCCCACAAGTCCATAACCTTTCTGCTGATAGTTTGTGCCAGGGCCGGAACGCAAATTAACCCGCGCCCCCGGAGTTTGACCGGTCAGCGTTGCCATGCAATAAGACATTTCACGCTGAGGAATTTTTGACTGTGCAGAAGCAGGTGCTGCTGACAGCATCAAAGTAGCCACAAGCCCCGTCAAGGTAACTACTTGAGTATTGACTAAAACATTTTTGACTATTCTCATATTTTCCTCAAACTAACTATTTAAGACTTTGGATAGATTGTCCAATGTGCAGCTATGTTCTACTCCAATAGAGCTTGGGCATTTTCCAGAAATTTAATCTGCGAGATGTGCGATCGCTCTAAAGTGGAGCTGTGAAATAAATTTCACAGCTCAAAGCTTCAACCCGTTTGAAAGGGTTGAAACCCATATATAGCAAGCTTTTCAGCCCGTAAACGCGAAGCGGCTTCTCGAAGAGTACGTTAGTTCAGGGCTTGAGGGCAGGGCAAAAGTTAAGTGCTATTCCTCCCAAGTGGGACTAAGAAAGCTGCAAGCCACAAAAACCCCTCTTTGCCAGCAAAGAGGGGTTTTTGTGAGGTTCTTCCCGTATCTAACAGGGATAGAAAAGTTAAGATGATGCAGCTTGATCTGAAATTTCCAGTGCTTCACCTACTGCTACGCGAGGCAAACGGTGCTTGAAGCCGCAGAGAATTTCCCAGGAAATTGTGCCTAAAGTCGCCGCCCAGTCGTCGGCGGAAATTTGAAATTCTCCCTGTTTCCCCAGTAGAGTGACAACTTCGCCAGTTTGCAAGTCGGGAATAGCGCTGACATCCAGCATCAACTGATCCATCGTAATTGCCCCCACTTGCGGCACTAGCTGACCTCGGATCAAAACTTGCATTTTGTTGGAGAGATTGCGAGGAATACCATCGGCGTAGCCAATGCCAACAACGGCGAGGCGCATATTCTCACTGGCGATAAATTGATAACCGTAGCTGACACCAGTACCTGATGCAATATCTTTTACTTGCGTTATACGCGCTTTTACCTGCATAACTGGCTTGAGGTTAATCGCTTTTAGATGCGGCGCTGGGTAAAGCCCGTAAGTAGCTAAACCGACTCGCACCATGTCGTAGTGTAAGGAGGGGTCAGTTAAGGCGGCGGCGGAATTTGCTAAGTGTAGTTTCGGCCCTTTAATACCAGTGGCTTCGATGAAGGCGATCGCTTCCTCAAACCGTTCGTGCTGCTGTCTCATCACCGTGGGGTCTGGACTGTCAGCGGTTGCCAAGTGGGAATATATACTGGCAATTTTCAGATGCGGCAACCGTTGCACTAGCTGGACAAACTCAGCGGCTTGCTGCCAGCTGGTGCCAAGCCGTGACATTCCGGTATCTAATTTTACATGAACTGATAAAGAACGATTTTCAATGCCTAGTGTCTCTGAAAATACCAAAGCTTGCTGTGGCGTACACAAAGTAGGTTGCAAATTCCAGTGGGCGATCGCTTGTACTTGTTCGGGAGTATTACTCGCGCCCAAAATCAGAATCGGTGCTTCAATCCCAGCTTCTCGCAGTTGAATCCCTTCTGGAATCGTAGCCACACCCAACCAACTAGCACCCGCTTCACAAACCGTTTGGGCAACAGTTATAGCACCATGACCGTAAGCATCAGCTTTCACCACCGCCATTAGTTCCGTCTGCGGCGATAGAAAATGTCTCAATTGCCGCACATTATGAGTTAAAGCGGCTAAATCAATTTCTACCCAAGCGCGATCGCGTAGCGGCGCGGATACCCTGTCGCGTAGCGTCTGTACACGATCGCCGCGCATGGCAGCATTTAGATACCCTTCGGGGGATATCTCTCTAGGAGTCTGCTCCCAACTCAGCATTTAAACTTACTCCTCACACACTCACTCACTCACACCAGTTTAATCTGCGTAGGTTAGGCAGGTACGCCCGGACGCAGTTTAAGATTAATAGATTCGCCAACCGTATCATTTAATACAAGGGAGGAATTAAATAACTGCGCCAAATAGGTTTAGCATCTTCAGTTGTGGATTCGGGAATCAACAAACGCCAAGTTTTACCCTCAATTTGACTTTGCAGGTAAACATCAAAAAGGTTTTGCTTTTGAGTCACCTGACGACTGGGGAATTCGAGGTTAAGGTTGTAGGTTCCCTGAAGGTGGTAAGTGGGTAACTTGTTAACTATCGAGGATTCCTGCTTCTTAATTCGCAGCTGACTAATTTGAACACTGGGGGTTGGCTGGTTCAACTGCTGACTTAGCTGTTTTTGAGTTTGACTGACTTGAAATGCGATCGCTTTCTCTATCAGTTGGCTATTTAGTAGCGGTGCAGCAACACCACAAGCTGTCAGCAATCCTACCAAAATCACAATCAAGAATATCCGCACCATCGCCCTCTTACTTCTCCTCTGTTTCCTTGACATCTTGCACCCAATTTTTATAACCCTGCTATACGCCTCGTACCCGTGAACGGGGCGGCGCTTTTAAGCGATAGTATAGGCTGTGGGTGTCTTTAAGTTATAAATCTATGATGTCAACAAAAAAGGCCCTTGGCTTAGATGACCAGCTCTACAATTATCTGTTATCGGCTTCTTTGCGCGAATCAGAAATTTTGCGACAACTGCGACAAGAAACCGCCAATCATCCCCAAGCCAGAATGCAAATTTCACCAGAACAAGGTCAATTTATGGCGCTTTTGGTGCAGTTGCTGGGTGCTACGAAAACGCTAGAAGTGGGCGTATTTACTGGTTATAGCTCTTTGTGTGTTGCCCTTGCCCTTCCCCCGACTGGTAAAATTGTCGCTTGCGATGTTAGTGAGCAGTACACTTCGGTAGCGCGGCGATATTGGCAGGCGGCTGGGGTGGCGGATAAAATTGAGCTGCGTATTGCACCAGCACTAGAGACCCTGGATCAATTGTTAGCATCTGGACAGGCGGAAACGTTTGATTTTGCCTTCATTGATGCTGATAAGGGGAATTATGACGGATATTATGAGCGATCGCTACAATTAATCCGTCGTGGTGGTCTAATTGTCATCGATAACGTTTTGTGGTCTGGACGAGTTGCCGATCTTCAAGTTCAGGATCAAAGCACTAAAGGCATTAGAGCTTTTAATGAAAAATTGCACGGCGATGAACGGGTTTCTCTGAGTCTCGTTCCAATTGCTGATGGTTTGACTTTAGCACTCAAGCGTTGATATAGCATCCGCCAAGTCTTCATGAGATTCGCCCAAAAGTTATTCACTATCCTCTGCTGCGGTCTTTTTATTCGGCATAATAATAGCTAAACTGCCAAAACGCGCTCAACGGGCGAAGCAGAGGAGGATATTTTCCTTTTTTATTGTCGGTTTTCTCAATCTGTTGAGAACTTTATTTAGGAATGTTGTTAGATGAAAGTTTCATTACTTTAACCTCTGAAACTGGTTTAAATTATCCCTAATAACTCTTTTCAATCCAGCTCAACAGTTCTATTTCATTGCCAAAAGTGGCAGAGCGACCAGTAGCAGGATTGTAGGCTTCCCACCAAGTATTACCGAAGCGATCGCTTCGCTGCCAAACTTTTATTTCTGGCTCTTGGGTTAAGGTGGTAATCAAGAGCTGCCAAATTTTATTCACTACCAAAGATAGTTTTGATTTTTTGACTGGCTGCTCGTATTGTTTAGCATAAATATCTTCCAGTTTTTGTCTGTCTAACTCACTGATGTAAGATTGCATAAAAAAGTACCTTATGGGAAATGGGAAATCGCTAAATTTCTGATTTTGCTTTCATTAAGTTTGGTATAGCCAACTTGTTTTATCTCCCAATTTGTAACGGATAATCCTACTTCAGCCTGGGAACATATTTCTTAGAGTGAATTAATGGCGCTGTAATATCACCCATTCAAATAACCCAGTTGGGTGATGTTCTGCGACAAAATGGAACTTAAAATATCGGTCAACCAAACCAAGGCTGTTAGATTGCAGAAACAAATTTAGCTGATAAATTAAATCTAACAATTGCTTATTTAACAAACAAAGTAATATTTGCATAGTTAGTATGAATAAAATTCATAGATGGAGGATGAAGACTTTTGGCAAAATTCATACATTACCTTCATGACGTCTATGAATGAAATCAATAGCAGTCGGATAAAGCTTTCCCAACTGCGTGCCTTGGTTACAGTCGCAGAGTACGGCAATTTCACCGAAGCCGCGCTGCATTTAGAACTTTCACAGTCAGCGATCAGTCATGCGATCGCTACCCTAGAGGAAGAATTAGGCGTGATTTTGCTCTATCGCGGTCGTCACGGCGCTCATCTCACACCCGTAGGGGAACGAGTCATCGATCATGCGCGAAGCGTGCTGCAACTGCTAGGAGCAATAGAAAAAGAAGCCAACTTAGAAAAAGGCTTGCATGGGGGGAGTGTGCGAATTGCTTGTTTTCGCAGCGTAGCAACCCACATATTGCCAGCTGCGATCGCTCGGTTTCGCGATCGCTACCCAAAAATTGCCGTCAGCATCATCGAACATTCTGATTATCTGGGTGCAGAACAAGCTTTGCGCGACGGTCATGCTGATATTGGCTTCACGGCTTTACCCGGTGGTGATGAATTTGAAGGCTGGGAAATTTTGCGGGATGAGTATATTGTTGTACTCCCTCCGACTCCCAAACTAGAGACTGACAAAATTACGTGGGAGCAGTTGGCAACTTACCCGTTAATCTTGGCTTACGGCAATGCCTGCTACGCTTTGCTTCGGCAACATTTGGTAAATTTAAACTTTCGTGTAAATCCTGCTTATGAAGTTAAGCAAGATTCGACAACGGTTGGTATGGTTTTACAAGGTTTAGGAGCAGCTATTCTTCCTCGTCTTGCTGCCGAACCATTACCGCCAGAAGTGCAGGTTTACAGTTTACCAGTTCCTTTAGAAAGAGTAATT
This genomic window from Funiculus sociatus GB2-C1 contains:
- a CDS encoding LysR substrate-binding domain-containing protein, whose translation is MNEINSSRIKLSQLRALVTVAEYGNFTEAALHLELSQSAISHAIATLEEELGVILLYRGRHGAHLTPVGERVIDHARSVLQLLGAIEKEANLEKGLHGGSVRIACFRSVATHILPAAIARFRDRYPKIAVSIIEHSDYLGAEQALRDGHADIGFTALPGGDEFEGWEILRDEYIVVLPPTPKLETDKITWEQLATYPLILAYGNACYALLRQHLVNLNFRVNPAYEVKQDSTTVGMVLQGLGAAILPRLAAEPLPPEVQVYSLPVPLERVIKVAVLANSLQSPAVFAFLDTLRGVDQCTLKAVV
- the alr gene encoding alanine racemase, which codes for MRGDRVQTLRDRVSAPLRDRAWVEIDLAALTHNVRQLRHFLSPQTELMAVVKADAYGHGAITVAQTVCEAGASWLGVATIPEGIQLREAGIEAPILILGASNTPEQVQAIAHWNLQPTLCTPQQALVFSETLGIENRSLSVHVKLDTGMSRLGTSWQQAAEFVQLVQRLPHLKIASIYSHLATADSPDPTVMRQQHERFEEAIAFIEATGIKGPKLHLANSAAALTDPSLHYDMVRVGLATYGLYPAPHLKAINLKPVMQVKARITQVKDIASGTGVSYGYQFIASENMRLAVVGIGYADGIPRNLSNKMQVLIRGQLVPQVGAITMDQLMLDVSAIPDLQTGEVVTLLGKQGEFQISADDWAATLGTISWEILCGFKHRLPRVAVGEALEISDQAASS
- a CDS encoding class I SAM-dependent methyltransferase, with the translated sequence MMSTKKALGLDDQLYNYLLSASLRESEILRQLRQETANHPQARMQISPEQGQFMALLVQLLGATKTLEVGVFTGYSSLCVALALPPTGKIVACDVSEQYTSVARRYWQAAGVADKIELRIAPALETLDQLLASGQAETFDFAFIDADKGNYDGYYERSLQLIRRGGLIVIDNVLWSGRVADLQVQDQSTKGIRAFNEKLHGDERVSLSLVPIADGLTLALKR